Part of the Amphiura filiformis chromosome 9, Afil_fr2py, whole genome shotgun sequence genome is shown below.
ttgtatgtttagaaggctagtcttctccatcagtcgtttacaaaagtattaggggcaagctcggtcccgttacaacttattttagacttattggttattagactaaatggttatcggaccaaatagTTATCGGAGCAAATGGTTATAGGACAAAATGATTATTGGActtagtggatatagacctaatgggtttagacgaaatggatgtagacgaaatggatattagaccaaatggtattagaccaaatggcaaattccCCATTTATCAAACGGACGGGAGCACAAGCATTCAAATATGGCTGAGGAATAAAGTGTGATTGTGACTTGTGGAACAACAAATTTACTCAAATACAAAACAGAATTTACAATTAattacataaaatgtacatataaaaattaaattacttGCATGGCTATCTTAAAAACTTTAAGTTTGTGATTTCATTACGCCTTTTTTAGGAATGATTTACAAACAAAGTCAAAAATATTCAGAGTACAATCAATACCACCAATGTCAAGAAAAAAGGTGTTATATAAACCTAATAAGAAGCATGTCTTAAAATCACTAGATATAAACAAATACCATATGGCATCTAAacgattaattttcaaaatggggtCTACAACTTTAACATAGGTCACAGAcatgggggtcaaaaaagttttgacataaattTTCCAGACCCCACCAAAGTAGGCATATTTATGAACgccccccccctcctttgcaAAAAAACGTTTCATCATTGTAATGAGGCGTAGGGCCTACTGAGCTGAGCTGACTGCTGAGGACTAGCGATTGGTCAATCTTTATCGCTGAGCGACGAAAGATTGATATTTGACCAATTAGTAGCACGCTTTTCCCAACACGGCAAAAATCGCGgtacctcattggctagaaaaCAATCGCTGCGATGGAGTATTAATTTAGCTTAATGTTTTTGTTACGTAGGATTTTCACGAACTTACGAAACTGTGAAAGTAATGAAGTTTATGAACAAAATGCAGTGGTTATGATAATACGATTTTGCAGTTTACGAAGGGTTAGTAAAGCTTTGTTTTTTAGTCCTGTAATTAGTCAAATTTTAGTTCATCGTAATCAAAGAATCAGTCTTAATTCATGTCATAGTGTAGTAGTTTTTAATTACGAAATTAGGCTGCTGAATTCGACAGTTTTGCATGCAGGTACTTTACCACGACCACGTTCTGATGTAAGCTTAAATTTTTGTCAGAGTATTAAAACGTGACAttcataataatatatatatgtgAGTGGCATTGTGGCATCTGCATGTGTTGTTTTTCCTAATATTATAAACATCAGGGCTGATCAGGCCAAGTAAATGTGATCGTAATGTCAAATAATaaaatgtaggtatgccaggcaaacacatttgctagtcagccaaattcgccgacaatgtcaatgcatttttacatagaaatttaaaacttgtgcccgaagaaagaaacctatataaatatgttttctatacttcacttgacccaaatatatgattttttatggtgataagtcactcgcacatggaattttagaggattttgatagcagttccattaaaaaagctgctatcataatgagactaagatctagaaacaccccgaaatgccgcttttggggaattttgctagctgaatcttttgacattgtttgatgaaagtcaatctttgacaagatgtaactttgctacggaaagtgctatgaaaaaaaggttttcagttttggctttgtttactcaagggctttaatttgatatataaaatgatgcagtttgatggcaaatttgaattcacctagcatacctataaaatgataggccaagtaaaataaaaaacatgtttcacgtccaggtttttgaaaaagaGGAGGAAGAGGCAGTTGTTcatagtaactacaaatttcgaacgtttgaggacttgttctcaagttgtagcaggttcCAAAATGGTGCCCAGTACGTAAAATGTTGGCAAGTTTGCAATTGCATTAAtatatctagtaaaatactcactttagaaacctgtggCACTGATGTATGTTAGTGATTCCTGAACTTATTCTACGTATCAGCTGTTGtccaaagaaataattaaaaagatgattttttagtgatttttaagAGCAGCGAAAAGTCCATGCCATGACTATGTCGCCAGTAGACCCGTTGTTTACCCACTTATGGAGCTGCTCGAGCTTAAACTGGCCCGAgttgtttatttattataatattaaaatccACGTGCAACACATGCGCATTCAGTCACACGGCCGGTTGATGAATTCTTAGAAAAATCTAAAGAAAAAAATTTAGATGTGGATAAATtaggtttttattgtttttaaaatattctaaCTTAAGAATGTACCATTTTCAGGTTGTTTTTTTAAAGGGTAATGAACATTATTGACATTTTTATCAAACATTTTCTAAGACATAAATGAAGATGGTGCTGGATGGTACCTGCGTACTGCAACAACTTTATCTAAAGTCCACTCAAAATTAACcatcaaaattaatttcttttttaaatatcagCATAACCGAGGTTAGTTGAGATactatttatttgctttttacaataaatattaattttaatgcatCAAGTCATTCGATGTCAGTGGAtggagtttttgtattttgtttcaaGGCAGAATGACAGATTACATCAATTCTGCTGGCGCACATGGGAGTATAGGGTtaatccaccagtccttcaactgcttacgcacggtcatcaggttgtgccatgtttattgttttgagattggggtgagggactcaggctaggctGGGTCATGGGTCGAATACATCCGGGAATGCATCACAGATTTGCGAGTTGCAGCATTAAAATGGTGGAATGTCTGAAGCGACGCTAGAGGATTTCAAATGtgtggaatttttttatattctgtTACCATTTTAACTGGAAATCATACGGAATCGATGGATGCATATGAATCTTGTGATACTTAAAGGCCGCTatcaatatctggaaaacacattaagttgggagctgtacaaagtttggtggtatagaggtgaacattgacttgattatattttaagcctacttaattgggttgtcctggtcaactggatccccctttaaGTATCATTCCATGCCAGTGTTGGTGAGTACTGACCGTTTGGGAAGTCACAGGTACTGTTGGCAAAATTTGTAATTTGCAAAAATCAGTGAATACCCGAATAAACGAATATTAGCATGTACATACTACCTGTTGGaactcgctaacgcgtgctcacggtgcgtatcgcgtacgcGCGGTGCATATCGCGTGCACGCGGTGCGCTCtcgcgtagtgcgcggagtaccgacgggcgcaggcAGTGCGAGCATCAGAAAGCATTACAtgaggtgcatctcatcggaccaataggcctattttaaagacatgattaatataaaaatcatcagttacagttatggtaaggcctatgtaacccgtttgcgttcacatttctcccgtttgaattgacggcctacatccagatactACCGTACtagaatttcggggtatttttgggtcctccgatgtggtagcaggacagggcttggaagaggcgaaagatgggttttcagattacgGTTCCGAAGTAcggcgtcacagctacaaaacagagttgatagttgtgtcttaatcattgagagacatatatcgtagtagtttgaaaggtcaggacatgtattatgggtaacgggtgttagagataggcctatcacgagaaccgcccaacccgagaaccgcgaaatctagtaatgTATAATCATAAAAATGATGATCGTCCCAACTACAAATTGAAATTTCGAAAGTTGGGGACTTTTTTCTCAAGTTGTAGCAAGTGCCAACATGGTGCCCTACagtttactcgagaactctagcttcgatttgcacatgatagttacgcattcgaagctagagtgctttgctatggtttttcggtcggacagcggtgcaattttttgcactggaggttatttattctggtaatgttgaaatttggatgaaagttattccgtcaattgcaagcccggctaccagggacccgggcactGTAGACACAATACCCGGGACTTTCACCCTGAAATTACCAGAAAGTACGTTCCCAGTATCCGGGACTGTACCCGGGATGTACAATCAGTCGTCCCGGTAGCGAGGCCATGAAAATACtttaaattttggatttgctgattaaaaacattgaaaattaatacagcaCTTTGAAACCCGGCTGGCATGGGCGGGGACAGTACCGGGGGTTCCACCCACAATTTGTGCCCCGGTACCTGGGACAATACCCGGGGCATAGCGGGGATTATTACAATTGCCTTTGGTAATCTCCCCCGCTACGTCCCCGCtgtgcccgggtccctggtagccaggcttgcaattgacggaagcattatttcgatgagtcaactgtatcttttgagcaagatttgcctattttgggcaGTCTAAAATttagctgaagtgtaattttagcaacatttttgatgcaatcgcctgtcgtgatcggctgtgtttacttctgaccttccattgttttacacggtgtcatgcttcagcgaatccgactacattttgaatgctacggtctctagcctagaatgtgaagcaaattcttggctagacttctcgagcaacctacagtctgtccactacAGTACACAGTATCAAATtgtattttaacaaaatatcactTCTTACCGTTCCTCACGTGAAGGTAAGACTTAAAcaatacatatttggtgcatgtgtgaAAATTTTGGGTACCGGGGTACATTTAAAGACTATAAAATTACCAAATTTGTGACCGTAGCGATCGTCAccattaaaacaaatattaatgtcTCATAGAGATAACATGGTAGAGAAGAAATTTCATTTTCTTGCTGTGAAATGCAGATTTAATGAAGAAAAGAGATGCAGGATGGAAGTCTTAGTGTTATTTTTCAGGATTATATCACAAAACTGAACATGTGAGTACTTATGAATGCAGGGTGAACCTTTGAAACATCGACATGAGTTCATGGTGCGGCTGCCTCCATGTGCCCCGCTTTTTGTGATACTACGGAAGTCATGGCCCTATTAGGCTATGGCGAGGAAGGAACCAATAGGGCCATGATGTGTTGGGCTAatttcagagtagactgactgtacagTGTCAGTGTTATTGTTTTGGCAAGTGTGCATAATTACTGGTCCTGCGCcatgagttggaaaattttgaaaattacaatggcTTTCCTCTTGCAGCTAAgactaagtaggcctacatgtaacatcTTACTCAGCGTTTGAAATAAGGTGCGTCTTTGCGtcatacccgtgaaagtaggtgCGGACCCtcaaatttcctacggtacgggtccaCGTGACCCGTAAAAtatgaaccaagcaaagagcagaaaatcctagttttgtagTTCCAATGGAAAATCTGGCACATAAATCTATGTCACACCATTGTGTTTTCATATGGGCATAAACACAACCTCGTGGTATCATCCCCATTCATCCGTGGTAGGGAAACACTTGAGGTAGGCGCATATTGAGTACCGTACCtcattataataatttattatgtgtATGTAACACTAACAGCTGGTCAGACCCTTGAAAAttagtgaggacccttgaaatttcaaaagcaAGGGTCCgacgtcggacccttgaaaattggtgaggacccttgacatttcaaaggcaagggtccggaggacccCTGGAGTTTTTGTCTTATTTCAAAGCCTGATCTTACTTGATGAGGCTTGTTTTCCCTGAGCATTTTGAaacctttttaatgaaaattggccAAGAAATGAGCTGGTGCTggccaaaataccattttcaggatatatatttgtaataaaatgatgttaatttcattttggtgtctatttataaattatatgtatTTGGGGTCTGTTAATCCAGAAATTGTGTTTTCATGACACATGGGCCTTCCTGTTTCTTTAAAATAAActtttaaaaatgtgaaaatggcTCCTTAggcctatagaaaaattatcaaattcgtggacatcgtggaacattcaactacgcttgttactccgcgactaatcatgctaactacacgcgcgtacaacgctactctacgcgtccatattagcgaggctatctgcgtacaactggttactacgcacagccacgcaaagagtatgttccatgatgtccacgaatttgataatttttctatagtaaccATGGCTCCCAAATgattattgatgaaaatattccccgtccaaatacttgttttggccggcaccttctcattttttggccgatttggatgaaaaaggtgtcaaattgctcaggAGATCATGCCGCATCAAATAAGCTTTCCCTtaagaaatttgaaacatcaccctttttaaaaggttgtttaaggatgcacacaggatcactgaagtgttacatggccaaaattgagttttcatcactaatgtcatcttcaaaccgtattttatcttgtcattaatagattttaaagaaatcttaaaatttgaaccataagaaaagctattttaaagaccctttttcattaaaaattcgttaaaatgcaaaagcaaataaattattgttttcccgcaatagatcgcgttctcgtaacgctGTGACTGCGGCGCatagctagcaaagacacgcacacatggtaaactggatgggcgaggtgattactgattgaggcaggcgctggagtcgccaatcgcgatcactaccgtattttatcgtattgatctccattgatctcttccaaggtaggtaaagcttgcaccattgcattgcgaaactgcgggccgacagacaaccaccgtccccgtcccagaatcagtaggcctactcgataaatttcgccaaaaaagtgctgatatagtggtataaattataggtttttttatatgaacataggcctaatagtgaattttttgtttatttttgttttgtttttcaagtttcattctgaacttgaaaagatgaaatttatctgtaagaagtagttacccgtaagaagccctgtaatgatgacgcaatctggtagatacgatagaaaacgtaggccctaaatattttgctagtatgctagacttagcccgtattatagtacatcattaggcttattattttatgtttaaaaatttgttttatttcattcattcattcattcatttcattgttgttatttgatttaccaagttggtatagttggacaagaatataggcttatgatattagcttatattttatgcagtcccagccttggttcgggagcctctgcggtcgttcagtctcgtcttcattttgaagaccataaaaaataggcaagcagttactaccggtaggcctatattagatacctaaggccctgaataatgtttcaaagtgttattaaaacacggatttaagattatTAAAAACACGGATTtacgttctctactcctgattgaccattaacgcaatgtcaaaaacgttgacatttcaatacatcatatcgaccatctaggcataggcctacaactctatgtcaaaatgtcgatatttgaaatcggcatagcgagcacgctTTATGAAAgcataatttcaaacgagaaatataatcgaaaacgcataAATTGCGtgctttttcataaccaattttaactacatttccattagtaggcctataccatgattacgaacactttttgcgaatgttttggccgaattcctttttatttgcactatgtttgtctggctttcaactttcacgtttataatgttttctgcatactttaaaaggtaaactgctttaaagcatttttcgtgaatgttttcatgcagtgttttaaaacgctctttaggCCTATAGCatgcatgatgcctatatacggtactgcataaaccacaatctaatttaaagccataagtgttccgttttctacttttgaaattctggtttgttaggctatgtaaatgtccgtgtttttcagttttcttgtgacctctccgtgttttgcccgtttaacatatatatagcctaggcctaccttttgtccgttttacaagaagtttattcaagacatattacaacttttaccccactttttacacgtttatttgattgaaaacaacaacagacacacttttaaaaaatttgttgttgttgtattttattcactttttatgcggtacaaaatattttacaactttattgtggctttaggcctataataggcctatgacttttgcacgtgtttgatattccgtaaaaagttacaaattaaatatgataacaacaaacaattatacaaaaacggaatattgaatATCggaataagaaaagaaaaaaaaatcaccaaaaacgatcaattaaaacatcgcaattatcatgattatgtctcaatttattcttcatttcataaaacttcctgattatctgctaaaataattgcttgtcagttattctatgctaattttaatgttctgatgtccgcaaattttaatacagagcatgatctttttttatacgtaacaggacaaaattgtgcttaaataatcatggtttcgctcaaggcaacacgaccatgcactgtgcaacttattcgcgtaacctgtctgtctggccgcgcgccctgtcgctcctcaaacgccgacgcgacgccgcggctttgccggaagctctgctgcaccatggaaacaagactgcagtaaataaaatggctacaccatgtggataaacatctgccgaatgtgcacggataattttgttatattgtatattttaccttctaaatcaccaaacaaatgccaatctgctgcagtaggacgccccttctcattttctaacttgaccaaacgtcacaaatcaccggattatatatttatggaataatcttcaaaaatggacctaaaatccgctgtatttttctaaatcgcgattttcggcaagttcacttttgaccacttttaaccattttggtccgccatagcgtctaaatgaagcatcactgaggtaagtttttaagtcaaacgtttagatatggccaaaatctagatagtgttttttcatttttttaaattagggcctagaacgttttttatcacccatgattaaaaaatttgaacacgggtcacacgtttttactgattttttgcctatattttaaaaactaagcaaaatttcgaaaaaataaaaaaacactttctcgatttatttgtctaaatgaATAAAATTCATGTGTTAcggtttttgcttttcaaataatttttttatggcggaccaaaaatttttggtcaaaaaagccgttttttaggattttctcgaaaattgtactttttgacccaaaactgacattttaaatggatttatgagctcatttccgttcaaaaaatgtatacatttatatactttacatgaatAGTTTtagagttatgaggtgaataataatggataattagtgatcctgtgtgcctccttaaccTACCCGTATTAAGAGTGTACATGTATGAACCTGTAACATATTATCCAGTTTAATATTCTCCCAATTTCTGCTCCAGAACATGTTAAACTCTTGGGGTTAATTAATCCCTTGTGTCAAACAGAATAAGCAGAGTGTATGCTCACCAATGCACTCCAGATAGTACGGGGAGTAAATTATGCTAACACAAATTTTCAGCCACAATGTCAAAGGTAAAATTTCTAGCCCAAAATAAGATTTGGTTGAAATGGTTGATAAATCATTAATGCACTCACAACAAATAATGTATAGATACTGATCCACATGTTCTTTTGATCATCAATTTAAAAAGTAAacttcttccttttcttttttctttacatTCTTGTTTCAGATTCCTTGAATGTTTTGAAATCTGATCAGCAACTCCATCatccagtcagtcagtcagtcagtcattaTGGCGTCTGTATTGAAGCATGGTGCCAAGAGACTTGCCACGCTGCCTTCCAACTTGCCTCTACACACAATCCATCCACCCAGTTTATGTTTACAATGCCTTAGTCTAGAGGCACTACATACAAGATCATCCGTACAACTCCTAAGTAAGACTCAGAGAACATATTCACAGCAGAAATCCCAGCTTCCAAGTCTTCATTATGATAGAAGTAACTTGCATTTGAATCCTCTCAGAAGACTTGGTGCTTCAACACCTGCTGGTATAGCTGTAACAACCTTTGATCCACTACAGACAGAGATTGCTATGTCAACAACAGTAGATGGTTTGTTTGGTGCTGTGAGTGCTAATAGATCTCTGCTAGAGTTGAACCATGTATGCAGCATCTTTAAGAAACTTGAGGCTGTAGTCGAGGTAGAGTCGTGTCCTGATAAGCAGCAACAAATAGTTGAATCGGTCAAACATCACCCGGAATTCATGAATCTGTGCTTGATAGCTCAAAAGAAGGTTATGGACATGACTAGTGATGAACTTACCGATACTATGGAGTCAATGATACGATTTGTGTGTGGTGGGTCGGAATCTTCGTATCCATTGGTCCGTGGTGTTCCTGATGCATTGCAACGTCACATGCTTAACTGTAAAGGGTCTCTAGCAGCATTCCCTCTTGTTAGTGAGTTGTTTGTAGAAGGTTCTCACAGATTGCATTCATTTGATCTCCACCAGCTGGCGAAATATGCTATGTTTGTCAAATGTAGTCATTCAGAACTCCGATTCATTTTGCAGCTTGGGCCCATTGCAGAACAGTTGTCCCAAGTACTTGATGATTTGGACCCTAGTAATCTTCCTGAGTTGATAGCTTTAATGACAGCAACAATAGATGTTTCAACTGGAGATTTGCAAAACAGAGTGCTGAAAAAAGTAACAGACTTGCTACATTTTGCTGTGCAAAGAAAAGATGTGTTTCTAACAGGGAATGATATTGTACGCATCCTCACATACGAATGGAAAGCTTACAGAAATGGTAGCTATCTGGAGCTCAACGATATATGCTATCAGCGACTATTGGAGATCAAAGAGGATATGTCTTTGGAAGATCTGCACAAAGCAAACATGATCCTCTTTGATTTAGACAACTTTGATAGGCCCATCAAATTTGTGAACACACTTCTTGAGGAGATGTTGAAGAGGCTTCCTTCTCTAAGAAGTGCCTATGAAATCGGATTAGCATTGGAAAACATAAGCATTCTGTCTAGCACAGATTCATCAGTGAAGTTTGTGATTGAGGATCACATAAAAGAACTACTTAATGATTATTGTGATGTCCCTCTACGTAGCATCTGCATTGCATTGAGACGATCAAAGTACATTTACTCCACACCACTTGTTCAGAAACTTGCAGAACGAATCAAACTAGCAACGTTATCTACTTCCGACATAGTTCATGTTGTAGAATATTTCCAATTACTACCTGAACCAAATGCATTGATCCTACAGATGTATGATGTCTTGTTACAAAGACTTTGTCAAATTAAAAAAGAATCTCTATCTGCCCAGCTTTGTGTCAATGTCCTCTACTGTATATCGCTATTACCCCAGGAAACAATTGCTGATGTTGACCTGCAACTGTCTATGTATGAAGACTTGCTACCACAGCTCAGTGATCGATACATcaatttgctttcatttgcactgcAAAGACTCAAGTTCAAACTCAAGCATGTTGTAGAGATGCAGCATACTATTCAAGACTTGTTAGAAAAGGTCAACTTCCATGCTGTATGCAATATTGAACAGAATAAGAGTGTGCATCATTTGAATAATCTCTCTAAGTATATCCTGAGAGAAGGTCAAGGCGATGTGGTGTTCTTAGATAGAGTCATGAAGCAATACACAGAAAAATTGGATCAAATCTCACACCCACGTATAGCTGCCAAATGCGCCAATGTACTGTACAAAGCAGGCTACCTTCATGTGCCACTCATGAATAAAATAGCAGAAGTAATCACTAAGAACATTCACAAAGTGAAACCCTTTGATATCACTTCAATCATAGCTCCATTCTGTCACCTTGGCTACCATGATCCACCAAATGCAGATGAGTTCTTTGATGCTTGCATTAATAGAGTCATTCCGTTCCTGGACGAAGTGGAGCGTAGCAACATACCTAATGCATTCTACTTGGTGTCGTTAGCCTCATATTTGTCCTGTGTACAGAGGTATCCAGAAGTGTTGCTCAAACGCATCTTTAGTGTGGAATTTCTGGACAGATTTGATGCTGCCTTACAAGGTAAGAATGATAGCATGATTGCATGAACATTCATGCTTCGGCTCAGTAAATGCAAAAAAATTACATCTGCAATATGACTGGGCCATCACACTGATTTGAACAAAGCTCAATGCACAGATTTAGAGTTTCTCTattggaagtcaatttgtgcctaaattccttcccacaatgcaatatgcatgTTGCACAGCAAATGAGATATACATGTACTAATCTCAGCACTGTATATATTGTTATGCAATGCgcccattgcattgtgggatgaaTTTCTGCACACAAAACTGTAGAGAAATCCTAAATCTATGTATTTTTAGATGAGAGTTAAAGAGGCTATACAGATCTGCATCATGGCCAACCAGTCATCTTTTAGCAAGGATGGGGAGCACTGG
Proteins encoded:
- the LOC140161328 gene encoding FAST kinase domain-containing protein 1, mitochondrial-like; translation: MASVLKHGAKRLATLPSNLPLHTIHPPSLCLQCLSLEALHTRSSVQLLSKTQRTYSQQKSQLPSLHYDRSNLHLNPLRRLGASTPAGIAVTTFDPLQTEIAMSTTVDGLFGAVSANRSLLELNHVCSIFKKLEAVVEVESCPDKQQQIVESVKHHPEFMNLCLIAQKKVMDMTSDELTDTMESMIRFVCGGSESSYPLVRGVPDALQRHMLNCKGSLAAFPLVSELFVEGSHRLHSFDLHQLAKYAMFVKCSHSELRFILQLGPIAEQLSQVLDDLDPSNLPELIALMTATIDVSTGDLQNRVLKKVTDLLHFAVQRKDVFLTGNDIVRILTYEWKAYRNGSYLELNDICYQRLLEIKEDMSLEDLHKANMILFDLDNFDRPIKFVNTLLEEMLKRLPSLRSAYEIGLALENISILSSTDSSVKFVIEDHIKELLNDYCDVPLRSICIALRRSKYIYSTPLVQKLAERIKLATLSTSDIVHVVEYFQLLPEPNALILQMYDVLLQRLCQIKKESLSAQLCVNVLYCISLLPQETIADVDLQLSMYEDLLPQLSDRYINLLSFALQRLKFKLKHVVEMQHTIQDLLEKVNFHAVCNIEQNKSVHHLNNLSKYILREGQGDVVFLDRVMKQYTEKLDQISHPRIAAKCANVLYKAGYLHVPLMNKIAEVITKNIHKVKPFDITSIIAPFCHLGYHDPPNADEFFDACINRVIPFLDEVERSNIPNAFYLVSLASYLSCVQRYPEVLLKRIFSVEFLDRFDAALQDAASDGKLYMVGEFRRRMMHLNRSVVLECPELQIPWFHEEHCYNMIQKRTARLSPTHLDLQSALVEVLGGAQYLRSLVVCPYFVEVMFEYVLDPDGNPLAIAEYGSALNFGRSNRVMSDLMQWGTQTKTLPKGSQRVAVDYMHPHFYNINSSSLLGGYILKRRQLEIMGFKYIQIPYYEWRSASLPGKEDKAEYLQKLLFSNQSALTGPITVLRDEIDPNQRKHQHQKDISQRAVVLPGYKSLGGVDLRVREEDMVDDPTLMRVLKSFTGSSEGQRYK